From one Brachypodium distachyon strain Bd21 chromosome 4, Brachypodium_distachyon_v3.0, whole genome shotgun sequence genomic stretch:
- the LOC100845135 gene encoding NDR1/HIN1-like protein 13 — MADRVHPMPPSPPRHPASPPPAPAKDPDADAAAAAATETTPLHPAAAAFHGPPPPPAPAPKPAYIVQIPKDQVLRVPPPDRARRYKSLSTRPARRRRLRRACCSACALLLLLLVAAAAFLGIVYLVFRPKPPSFSVSSINLRGLNATDPSVVSGSVAVRADNGGNRKVGVEYLSGGEVELSYDGSSPLAAGKWPAFVQAQRNVTDFTVAMATTGASFGGDERRRREAMAVEARVPVRLRFGKTPLRTWTVDVKATCQVTVDGLAGGGGVAAGSRGCRVKVRPFLWWWW; from the coding sequence atggccgaccGCGTCCACCCCATGCCTCCTTCCCcgccgcgccaccccgcatcgccccctccggcgccggccaagGACCCGgacgcggacgccgccgccgccgcggccacggagACCACGCCGCTccacccggcggcggccgccttccACGGCCCCCcacctccgccggcgccggcgccgaagcCGGCATACATCGTCCAGATCCCCAAGGACCAGGTGCTCCGGGTGCCGCCCCCCGACCGCGCGCGCCGCTACAAGAGCCTCTCGACCcgcccggcgcgccgccgccgcctccgccgcgcctgctgctccgcctgcgcgctgctgctgctgctcctcgtcgccgccgccgccttcctcggGATTGTGTACCTCGTATTCCGCCCCAAACCCCCTTCCTTCTCCGTTTCCTCCATCAACCTCCGCGGCCTCAACGCCACCGACCCCTccgtcgtctccggctccgTCGCCGTGCGGGCGGACAACGGCGGCAATAGGAAGGTGGGCGTGGAGTACCTctccggcggcgaggtggagcTCTCCTACGACGGATCCTCCCCACTCGCGGCCGGGAAGTGGCCGGCGTTCGTGCAGGCGCAGAGGAACGTGACGGATTTCACCGTGGCGATGGCGACGACAGGCGCGAGCTttggcggcgacgagcggaggaggagggaggcgatgGCGGTGGAGGCCCGCGTGCCGGTCAGGCTGCGGTTCGGGAAGACGCCGCTGCGGACGTGGACGGTGGACGTCAAGGCCACCTGCCAGGTCACGGTGGacggcctcgccggcggcggcggggttgCGGCGGGGAGCAGAGGGTGCAGGGTCAAGGTCCGGCCGTTCctctggtggtggtggtga
- the LOC100827104 gene encoding uncharacterized protein LOC100827104, producing the protein MDVGANNLVLHLKRILHSSIGIGCRSACDYPMVLGAGILLLLLHRICPPLLAFLVSYSPLFLLTGLLLGALLSYGEPCAPKAIGEEASENQQTLSLKSKTSVVDCPTKEVEDVIVEKRTDSLGVYVEERALADNAHDIVLSSEPSKYAQSNVVLGSEEHTEEISEKAELQELESSNTERGNSEVHNQYQLGESTSPCWQSADWQDRCYDSESDCTDESSSPDASMTDIIPMLEELHPLIDLGTGHPTLASRYNLNSSSDDDEDDLEDDDDEDELEEEEENGISNDEDEENKDDGTHQDIMGKNSTVDSLMELQRAKNILKFELDQRLMNLQTTDVTHKLKEASCFHVQVPSISTPRGKPFDPSNGSEVIELPQIPDSAPSVLLPRQNLFGLPSDQILDHASKLQETWTPRSYSPATQPRKHGNLHGRCSTDPDGNGLKLGKGEISGEAAHGSHSGCDAEQEGNNGELSGSLETHIGEEINVLSEAISDANMLKVGCEMLEGNVSADFSNGINSFPIMENISRTSEAKDSVHAGSEQPMSCISEVNNSEQHVVRADSMDEVNSLFRCRMEEVLVQAISEPIIGQPLAVQLEDDSSNLALSSDPGLHTIEASSIEELKSQFSQLNEEAPTCDASDSICVDKPIQEKLSEASPEADEHTSELPTEDGSRKLFAGGDEQTADSSELHVIEASSAEEMKTLFKQLEEDAQAKMPLSSENKLAQDTGGSVSDILVLETEPVKEEDVGSVFDQQLKRSA; encoded by the exons ATGGATGTTGGTGCAAACAATCTTGTTCTGCACCTCAAGAGAATACTGCATTCCTCTATTGGAATTGGCTGTCGATCTGCTTGTGATTATCCTATGGTGCTAGGCGCTGGAATTTTGTTGCTGCTTCTACACAGGATTTGTCCTCCTCTACTTGCTTTCCTAGTGTCTTACTCTCCGCTGTTCTTGTTGACCGGACTTCTGCTGGGAGCCCTTTTGAGTTATGGTGAACCATGTGCTCCCAAAGCGATTGGAGAGGAAGCATCTGAGAATCAACAGACTTTGTCCCTGAAATCCAAAACTTCTGTTGTTGACTGCCCAACCAAGGAGGTTGAGGATGTAATTGTCGAGAAGAGAACTGACAGCTTAGGAGTGTATGTCGAGGAGAGAGCTCTCGCCGATAATGCACATGATATTGTTCTTAGCTCAGAGCCTTCTAAATATGCCCAGAGCAACGTCGTTCTAGGAAGTGAAGAGCATACTGAGGAAATCAGTGAGAAGGCTGAGCTGCAAGAATTAGAGAGCAGCAATACTGAAAGAGGTAACAGTGAAGTACACAATCAGTATCAGTTGGGTGAATCCACGAGCCCATGCTGGCAATCTGCTGATTGGCAGGATCGTTGTTATGATTCTGAATCTGATTGTACTGATGAGAGTTCTTCACCTGATGCATCGATGACCGACATTATTCCGATGCTAGAAGAGTTGCATCCACTGATAGACTTGGGGACTGGTCACCCCACCTTGGCATCCAGGTACAACTTGAATTCTTCATCAGATGACGACGAAGATGACCTTGAGGACGATGATGACGAAGATGAacttgaggaggaggaggagaatggTATCTCaaatgatgaagatgaagagaaTAAAGATGATGGAACTCATCAGGACATTATGGGAAAGAACAGTACGGTAGATAGTCTGATGGAGCTGCAAAGAGCAAAGAATATCCTGAAGTTTGAACTTGACCAGAGGCTAATGAACTTGCAAACCACTGATGTTACACATAAACTGAAGGAGGCGTCATGTTTCCATGTCCAGGTTCCCTCCATTTCCACACCTAGGGGGAAGCCATTTGATCCTTCAAATGGCTCGGAAGTGATAGAGTTACCCCAGATACCTGATTCAGCACCATCTGTTCTCCTTCCACGGCAAAACTTATTTGGTCTTCCTTCCGACCAAATATTGGACCATGCCAGTAAATTGCAAGAAACTTGGACTCCTCGTTCGTATTCTCCGGCAACACAGCCTAGAAAGCATGGAAACTTACATGGAAGATGCTCTACTGATCCAGACGGCAATGGCCTCAAATTGGGGAAAGGTGAAATCAGTGGAGAAGCTGCTCATGGTAGTCATTCAGGCTGCGATGCTGAGCAAGAAGGGAACAATGGCGAGTTATCTGGTTCACTGGAAACACATATAGGTGAAGAGATCAATGTATTAAGTGAAGCAATTTCAGACGCCAACATGTTAAAAGTGGGTTGTGAAATGCTTGAAGGTAATGTCAGTGCCGATTTCAGCAATGGTATAAATTCATTTCCTATAATGGAAAACATATCCAGAACTTCAGAAGCGAAGGATTCAGTTCATGCAG GTAGTGAGCAACCGATGTCATGTATCTCAGAAGTAAATAATTCTGAGCAACATGTAGTCCGAGCGGATTCCATGGACGAAGTTAATTCATTATTTAGGTGCCGTATGGAGGAAGTACTAGTGCAAGCCATTTCTGAGCCCATTATCGGGCAACCCCTGGCAGTTCAACTCGAAGATGACTCGAGTAACCTGGCGCTATCTTCAGACCCTGGGTTGCACACCATTGAAGCAAGTTCAATTGAAGAACTGAAATCACAATTTTCACAACTCAATGAAGAAGCACCCACATGTGATGCTTCTGACTCCATTTGCGTCGACAAGCCGATTCAAGAAAAATTAAGTGAAGCATCACCTGAAGCAGATGAGCATACTTCAGAACTCCCAACTGAAGATGGGTCCAGAAAGCTGTTTGCTGGGGGAGATGAGCAGACTGCAGATAGTTCTGAGCTTCATGTTATTGAGGCAAGCTCAGCTGAAGAGATGAAAACACTATTCAAGCAACTAGAAGAAGATGCACAAGCAAAGATGCCTCTGAGTTCAGAGAACAAGCTTGCTCAAGATACAGGAGGGAGTGTTTCTGACATTCTAGTTCTTGAAACAGAGCCCgtcaaagaagaagatgtcGGCTCCGTTTTCGATCAGCAGTTAAAGCGATCGGcataa
- the LOC100844027 gene encoding uncharacterized protein LOC100844027: protein MSYMRGDLLTRTRKLVKGLAKPAPTWLKAMEQAPPVKFPRTDGKIQKIELPEDVYVKKFFRKHPDSLYHDAVKISGFAPPPARVFAWRVLELKEQGVDEDDAMAVADMEYSAEKKAKKKAYKELKQIARSEGKRPPPNPYPSAIKEIQAEEKKYVKDRFFNPKILEIVNKMKEDRLTFLQDRAAASGEAP, encoded by the exons ATGTCGTACATGCGAGGGGACCTGCTGACGAGGACGCGGAAACTGGTGAAGGGGCTGGCCAAACCCGCGCCCACCTGGCTCAAGGCCATGGAGCA GGCACCTCCAGTCAAATTCCCTCGCACCGATGGGAAGATTCAGAAGATAGAGCTGCCGGAGGACGTCTATGTCAAGAAGTTCTTCAGAAAGCATCCAGACTCGCTTTACCATGATGCAGTCAA GATAAGTGGGTTTGCTCCACCACCAGCAAGAGTTTTTGCTTGGCGGGTCTTAGAGTTGAAAGAGCAGGGAGTTGATGAGGATGATGCAATGGCTGTAGCAGAT ATGGAGTATAGTGCAGAGAAGAAAGCGAAGAAGAAAGCATATAAGGAACTGAAACAAATTGCACGCAGTGAAGGAAAAAGACCACCTCCAAATCCATATCCAAGCGCTATCAAAGAAATACAGGCAGAGGAAAAGAAGTATGTGAAGGACCGGTTTTTTAACCCCAAGATACTGGAGATCGTGAATAAGATGAAAGAGGACAGACTGACGTTTCTTCAAGATAGAGCGGCGGCATCAGGTGAAGCACCGTAA
- the LOC100826799 gene encoding uncharacterized protein LOC100826799: protein MDPGPSSASADPSPSPSQPPPEEEEQVEQEEEEREEEREGDGEEEGCGGGGGSTWVVVPAGEVLGAGSPKVVGWEELQQELARLWSLSAALAAARDRKAALAARLESALQARKAFLQQDNELAEMRQRLQAHTDFMGELRMQTKELSANVEDRREQLCVKIRTLTVAEKTVGAAQSKLQEPGKLLSGERGHGRLKGLERMLRMRQQYMIGQVVQIYPVRPFSEQPPVVKHGLNSSIFRTGDADVMSPNGSQSGQTPLSILGLQLSKLSIKKTSYFSDKSEIQKSATLLGYVAHAVSLIASYLAVPLRYPLRLGGSHSYIVDHAPSVDPSIASGVSSSIPSSTSMRTTEFPLFFEGQETTRSAYAIFLLNKDIEQLLNHIGVESLGPRHVLANLRQLTTIVQSQQYISD, encoded by the exons ATGGACCCGGGCCCCTCGTCCGCGAGCGCTGACCCGTCCCCTTCCCCgtcccagccgccgccggaggaggaggagcaagtggagcaggaggaggaagagagggaggaggagcgggagggggatggggaggaggaggggtgcggcggaggcggcggcagcacgtGGGTGGTGGTGCCGGCGGGCGAGGTGCTGGGCGCCGGCTCGCCCAAGGTCGTCGGCTGGGAGGAGCTGCAGCAGGAGCTCGCCCGCCTCTGGAGCCtctccgccgcgctcgccgccgccagggacCGCAaggccgccctcgccgcccgcctcgaGTCCGCGCTCCAG GCAAGAAAGGCGTTTCTTCAGCAGGATAATGAGTTGGCCGAGATGAGGCAGAGACTGCAAGCACATACCGATTTCATGGGGGAGTTGAGAATGCAAACAAAGGAGCTGTCTGCGAATGTTGAGGATCGAAGGGAGCAACTTTGCGTCAAGATCAGAACGCTGACAGTAGCAGAGAAAACTGTCGGCGCAGCACAAAGTAAACTGCAG GAACCTGGTAAATTGCTGTCAGGGGAACGTGGCCATGGTCGTCTTAAAGGTCTGGAACGAATGTTACGGATGAGACAACAATACATGATAGGTCAAGTTGTTCAGATATATCCTGTGCGGCCCTTCAGTGAGCAACCTCCAGTAGTCAAGCATGGTTTAAACTCCAGTATATTCCGAACAG GAGATGCTGACGTAATGTCGCCGAATGGCTCCCAAAGTGGACAGACACCTTTGTCCATTTTGGGTCTGCAGTTATCAAAGCTTTCTATAAAAAAGACAAGCTACTTCAGTGACAAGTCAGAGATTCAAAAATCCGCTACTCTCCTTGGATATGTTGCACAT GCAGTCTCCCTTATTGCATCTTATCTTGCTGTTCCTCTTCGATATCCACTACGGTTGGGAGGTTCGCATTCATATATTGTTGATCACGCGCCTTCAGTTGACCCATCTATAGCCTCAGGAGTAAGTTCTTCAATCCCTTCGAGCACCAGCATGAGGACAACAGAATTCCCTCTGTTTTTTGAAGGCCAAGAGACAACAAGATCAGCATATGCAATATTCTTGCTAAACAAG GATATTGAACAACTTCTGAACCACATTGGTGTTGAAAGTCTTGGCCCAAGACATGTATTAGCTAACCTCAGGCAGCTAACAACAATTGTCCAGTCACAACAGTACATTTCTGATTAA
- the LOC100826173 gene encoding protein sym-1: protein MAMASALPLLLVSPRPASVARFRPRAAPLSTAAVALRKSGSRVAMLKPLRAASCCNPAAADAAAGGVAAVRAKGLQLVAWYLLSLDKNPVATKAVTSAVLTLAGDLICQLVIDKVPELDLKRTFVFTLLGLVLVGPTLHVWYLYLSKLVTMSGASGAISRLLLDQFIFSPVFIGVFMSLLVTLEGKPSLVVPKLKQEWFSSLIANWQLWIPFQFLNFYFVPQKLQVLAANFVALAWNVILSYKAHKEVIAQ from the exons ATGGCGATGGCGTCCGCGCTCCCACTCCTCCTCGTGTCCCCGAGGCCCGCGTCGGTGGCTCGCTTCCGTCCCCGAGCCGCTCctctctccacggccgccGTCGCACTGCGGAAGAGCGGCAGCCGCGTCGCGATGCTCAAGCCGCTCCGCGCGGCCTCCTGCTGCaaccccgcggcggcggacgccgcGGCTGGAGGAGTTGCGGCGGTCAGGGCGAAGGGCCTGCAGCTCGTGGCCTG GTATCTGCTGTCTCTTGATAAGAATCCGGTGGCGACGAAGGCGGTCACTTCTGCTGTGCTGACTCTGGCCGGGGACCTCATCTGCCAG CTTGTAATTGATAAAGTGCCAGAGCTAGACTTGAAGAGAACATTTGTGTTCACACTATTGGGACTTGTCCTGGTGGGGCCAACTCTGCATGTCTG GTACTTGTATTTGAGTAAATTAGTGACAATGAGCGGGGCATCAGGTGCCATTTCTCGCCTTCTACTTGACCAG TTCATCTTCTCCCCAGTTTTCATTGGGGTCTTCATGAGCTTACTGGTAACCTTGGAGGGAAAGCCATCTCTTGTAGTGCCAAAGCTTAAACAG GAGTGGTTTTCTTCCTTGATAGCAAATTGGCAATTGTGGATACCCTTTCAGTTTTTGAATTTCTACTTTGTCCCGCAGAAGCTCCAG GTTCTTGCCGCTAATTTTGTAGCCCTTGCATGGAACGTGATTTTGTCATATAAGGCTCACAAGGAGGTTATTGCACAGTAG
- the LOC106866741 gene encoding gametogenetin has protein sequence MLSAMMQQQQRTASASAYAYTPPPLPSASAWQGLPSPPSYEAPAAHQQQHRPRRAATKRRPRPSRRTPTTYIRAGPAEFRRMVHQVTGADDIDLLLNPPPPPPPQQQQAAAQPLRRLPCRPAPVPAAGALMLPTLDTSASFLLAGGGCRARTPAAAPTEAPPPPPASEGSLDLDDGGAGFPTLDSWDLL, from the coding sequence ATGCTCTCCGCcatgatgcagcagcagcagcgcacggcctccgcctccgcctacGCTtacacgccgccgcctctgccgtcggcgtcggcgtggcAAGGCcttccgtcgccgccgtcctacgaggcgccggcggcgcaccagcagcagcatcggccgcggcgggcggcgacgaagcggcggccgcgcccgtCGCGGCGGACGCCCACGACCTACATCCGCGCCGGCCCCGCCGAGTTCCGTCGCATGGTGCACCAGGTcaccggcgccgacgacatcgacctcctcctcaaccccccgcctccgcctccgccgcagcagcagcaggcggcggcgcagccgcTGCGCCGCCTCCCGTGCCGCCCCGCTCCCGTTCCCGCGGCGGGGGCGCTGATGCTCCCGACGCTGGACACGTCGGCCTCGTTcctgctcgccggcggcgggtgcaGAGCCAggacgccggccgcggcgccgacggaggcgcccccgccgccgccggcttccgAAGGCTCGCTCGATCTagacgacggcggcgctggGTTCCCGACCTTGGATTCGTGGGATCTTCTCTGA